A DNA window from Bubalus bubalis isolate 160015118507 breed Murrah chromosome 20, NDDB_SH_1, whole genome shotgun sequence contains the following coding sequences:
- the TCL1B gene encoding T-cell leukemia/lymphoma protein 1B has translation MEAEASPPVGSPPCCLWFQSPGVYEDEKGRIWVAVAMQIIPSYRARGSGAPESTHDDSITVHLWQLPNQMPRSPSSLLVSGLPIKWELYPGRRYRGTDSRFWEIVDHDQVISMENLILKRLPSGSH, from the exons ATGGAAGCCGAAGCTTCTCCGCCGGTCGGATCGCCCCCTTGCTGCCTGTGGTTCCAGAGTCCTGGCGTCTACGAGGATGAGAAAGGGAGGATCTGGGTGGCTGTGGCTATGCAGATCATTCCCTCCTACCGAGCTCGGGGCAGCGGGGCCCCTGAGAGCACT CATGATGATAGCATCACGGTCCATCTGTGGCAGTTACCCAACCAGATGCCCAGGTCCCCCAGCTCTCTGCTTGTGTCTGGGCTGCCCATTAAGTGGGAGCTCTATCCCGGGCGAAGGTACCGAGGAACGGATTCCAgattctgggaaatagtggacCATGACCAG GTCATCTCCATGGAAAATCTGATCCTCAAACGTCTGCCAAGTGGGAGCCACTGA